A region of Zeugodacus cucurbitae isolate PBARC_wt_2022May chromosome 5, idZeuCucr1.2, whole genome shotgun sequence DNA encodes the following proteins:
- the LOC105211838 gene encoding uncharacterized protein LOC105211838 — MKEKQKNAIVYLIAQMAASSKNLAEIRKRLNNNRPKHLWNLETLAEESTEELPLADGEPAKKKKRTNVSVNIQNEFLEEFRASNRRIAAKIEAIRENDRKALQIEGKRNVILEKFLEAFKQSK, encoded by the exons atgaaagaaaaacaaaagaacGCGATTGTATACTTGATTGCGCAGATGGCTGCCAGTAGTAAGAATTTGGCAGAAATACGGAAAAGAC taaataacaatagaCCAAAACATTTATGGAATTTGGAAACATTGGCGGAAGAGAGCACgg AAGAATTGCCGCTTGCAGACGGGGAACCTGCTAAGAAAAAGAAAAGGACAAATGTTTCAGTTAACATTCAAAATGAATTTTTGGAAGAATTCCGAGCTTCGAATAGGAGAATAGCGGCCAAAATTGAAGCAATTAGAGAGAATGACAGGAAGGCCTTGCAAATTGAAGGAAAGAGAAATGTCATCCTCGAAAAATTTCTGGAAGCTtttaaacaaagc